The proteins below are encoded in one region of Cucurbita pepo subsp. pepo cultivar mu-cu-16 chromosome LG10, ASM280686v2, whole genome shotgun sequence:
- the LOC111803394 gene encoding triacylglycerol lipase SDP1-like produces the protein MDISNDASVGSFSIGPSTIVGRTVAFRILFCKSVSQLRHQIFRVLLHIIYRLKALVAPILSWMHPRNPQGILAMVTIIAFLLKRYTNVKERAELAYRRKFWRNMMRSALTYEEWAHAAKMLDKETPKLNESNLYDVELVRNKLQELRRRRQEGSLRDIIFWMRADLFRNLGNMCNPELHKGRLQIPRLIKEYINEVSTQLRLVCDSDSEELLLEEKLAFMHETRHAFGRTALLLSGGASLGAFHTGVVKTLVENKLLPRIIAGSSVGSIMCAVVATRSWPELQSFFEDSWHSLQFFDQMGGIFTVVRRVMIQGAVHEIRQLQMMLRQLTSNLTFQEAYDMTGRILGITVCSPRKHEPPRCLNYLTSPHVVIWSAVTASCAFPGLFEAQELMAKNRSGELVPYHPPFNLDPEEGSGSSARRWRDGSLEIDLPMMQLKELFNVNHFIVSQANPHIAPLLRMKEFIRAYGGNFAAKLAHLVEMEVKHRCNQVLELGFRLGGIARLFAQDWEGDVTVVMPATLAQYSKIIQNPTHLDLQKSANQGRRCTWEKLSAIKANCGIELALDECVAILNHMRRLKRSAERAAAAAAATGTTSHGPSIPVKFSASRRIPSWNCIARENSTGSLEEEYLTDTLTTHHHGVGGSIGAGSSSRMLRTHRSMFEGSDSESENIDLNTWTRSGGPLMRTASANKFIDFVQNLDLDDLNKGLVANSNVFQPVGSSQNSQSPRTMSERSSESPDFDARELSNRVSSSILLNEGDFLQPERIPNGIVFNIVKKEDLTLTNRSHDSETQNSEVECLQIDCSDKYIDASSASDFDDGNEEDVTPKACLQESSPENDLSNHSEQLHDGRDQVSMDS, from the exons ATGGACATTAGTAATGATGCTAGTGTTGGTTCCTTTTCTATTGGGCCTTCAACCATTGTTGGTCGAACAGTTGCTTTCAGGATTCTATTTTGTAAATCAGTGTCACAATTGAGGCACCAAATATTTCGTGTATTGCTGCATATCATATATAGACTTAAGGCCCTTGTTGCACCTATATTGTCATGGATGCATCCTAGAAATCCACAGGGGATATTGGCGATGGTGACGATTATTGCTTTTTTGTTGAAACGGTACACGAATGTCAAAGAGCGGGCCGAATTGGCATACCGAAGGAAGTTTTGGAGAAATATGATGAGATCTGCTTTGACTTATGAGGAATGGGCTCATGCTGCTAAAATGCTTGATAAAGAGACTCCGAAATTGAACGAGTCAAACCTTTATGACGTAGAGTTGGTGAGGAACAAGCTTCAAGAGCTTCGTCGTCGACGTCAGGAGGGATCTCTTagagatataatattttggaTGAGAGCTGATCTTTTTCGAAATCTTGGTAATATGTGCAACCCTGAATTACACAAGGGTAGGCTTCAAATTCCGAGACTCATAAAGGAATACATAAATGAGGTTTCGACTCAGTTGAGATTGGTTTGTGACTCGGATTCGGAGGAGCTGTTATTGGAAGAGAAGCTTGCGTTCATGCATGAAACGAGGCATGCGTTCGGGAGGACTGCTCTACTCTTAAGTGGAGGTGCTTCACTAGGAGCTTTTCATACAGGAGTTGTTAAAACTCTAGTAGAGAACAAACTTTTGCCTAGAATAATTGCTGGTTCGAGTGTGGGATCCATCATGTGTGCTGTGGTTGCCACTAGGTCCTGGCCTGAGCTACAAAGCTTCTTTGAGGATTCATGGCATTCATTACAGTTTTTTGACCAGATGGGTGGTATTTTTACTGTGGTAAGGAGGGTAATGATACAAGGCGCTGTTCACGAGATTCGACAATTACAAATGATGTTAAGACAGCTCACCAGCAACCTAACTTTTCAGGAAGCTTACGATATGACGGGGAGAATTCTTGGGATAACGGTTTGTTCTCCCAGGAAGCACGAGCCGCCTAGATGTCTTAACTACTTGACATCTCCTCATGTTGTGATATGGAGTGCTGTGACAGCATCTTGTGCATTCCCGGGCCTTTTTGAGGCTCAAGAATTAATGGCCAAGAACAGGAGTGGAGAGCTTGTTCCCTATCATCCGCCATTTAATTTGGATCCTGAGGAGGGCTCGGGCTCATCTGCGCGTCGCTGGAGAGATGGCAGCTTGGAGATTGATTTACCAATGATGCAATTGAAAGAATTGTTCAATGTTAACCATTTTATTGTCAGTCAAGCAAATCCCCATATTGCACCATTATTGCGAATGAAAGAATTCATCAGAGCTTATGGTGGAAATTTTGCTGCCAAG CTTGCTCATCTTGTCGAAATGGAGGTGAAGCATAGATGCAACCAAGTTTTGGAGCTCGGTTTTCGATTGGGAGGAATTGCAAGGCTTTTTGCTCAAGATTGGGAAGGCGATGTCACCGTTGTCATGCCCGCTACCCTTGCTCAG TACTccaaaattatacaaaatccTACGCATTTGGATCTTCAAAAGTCGGCCAACCAAGGTAGGAGGTGCACCTGGGAGAAGCTGTCAGCAATAAAAGCCAATTGTGGCATTGAGCTTGCTCTAGATGAATGTGTTGCAATTCTCAACCATATGCGACGGCTGAAAAGGAGCGCCGAAAGAGCTGCTGCTGCCGCTGCTGCTACCGGTACCACCTCACATGGCCCTTCGATCCCAGTCAAGTTCAGTGCTTCAAGAAGAATTCCCTCCTGGAACTGCATAGCACGAGAAAACTCAACTGGTTCGCTCGAAGAAGAATACCTGACTGATACTCTGACGACACACCATCATGGTGTTGGTGGATCGATAGGTGCAGGATCCTCCAGTAGAATGTTGCGAACTCACCGTAGTATGTTTGAGGGTAGCGATAGTGAATCCGAAAATATCGATTTGAATACTTGGACTAGGTCGGGCGGGCCATTAATGAGGACAGCCTCAGCTAATAAGTTCATCGACTTCGTTCAGAATTTGGATCTTGATGACCTCAACAAAGGTTTGGTAGCTAATTCCAACGTGTTTCAGCCAGTTGGTAGTAGCCAAAATTCTCAAAGTCCTCGAACCATGTCTGAGCGGAGTTCAGAGAGCCCAGATTTCGACGCACGGGAGCTCAGCAATCGAGTTTCTTCGAGCATTCTTTTAAATGAAGGAGACTTTTTGCAGCCAGAAAGAATACCAAACGGGATCGTTTTCAACATCGTAAAGAAGGAAGATTTGACTTTGACAAATAGGAGCCATGATTCCGAAACTCAAAACAGCGAAGTTGAATGCTTGCAAATCGACTGTTCGGACAAGTATATCGATGCTAGCTCGGCATCTGATTTCGATGATGGCAATGAAGAAGATGTTACACCAAAAGCCTGCTTACAGGAATCATCTCCCGAAAACGATCTGTCGAATCATTCCGAGCAACTACATGATGGCCGAGACCAGGTATCTATGGATTCTTAA
- the LOC111803432 gene encoding probable calcium-binding protein CML36, with protein MKIPKRFSPKRLFRSKKNPSADVSRSDPPSFGSGTSSSSSSSENFFKPHTAGYGTPTSVLLAGCSDSDQRENDGVVSRKELEAILSRIASEEEVAMMLSEVDGGGFIRLDELMARVGSGFDSVAESELRETFEFFDADHDGRISAEELHGVYRSIGDERCTLEDCRRMIRDVDEDGDGFVCFTEFVRMMELQR; from the coding sequence ATGAAAATCCCCAAGCGATTTAGCCCTAAACGCCTCTTCCGATCCAAGAAGAATCCCTCCGCCGACGTCTCCCGTTCCGATCCGCCGTCCTTTGGTTCTGGTAcgtcttcctcctcctcttcttccgAGAATTTCTTCAAGCCTCACACCGCTGGCTACGGAACTCCGACTAGCGTCCTCCTCGCTGGCTGTTCCGACTCAGACCAGCGGGAGAACGACGGCGTTGTGTCGAGGAAGGAGTTGGAGGCGATTTTGAGCCGGATCGCGTCGGAGGAGGAGGTTGCGATGATGCTGAGCGAAGTCGACGGCGGCGGATTTATCcggttggatgaattgatggctcgggtcgggtcggggtTCGATTCGGTAGCGGAGTCGGAGCTCCGGGAGACGTTTGAGTTTTTTGACGCGGATCATGACGGGAGGATCTCGGCGGAGGAGCTTCACGGGGTTTATAGATCAATTGGGGATGAGAGGTGCACGTTAGAGGACTGCCGGCGTATGATAAGGGATGTGGATGAAGACGGGGATGGGTTTGTGTGCTTCACGGAGTTCGTGCGTATGATGGAGCTGCAGAGATGA
- the LOC111803754 gene encoding uncharacterized protein LOC111803754, with protein sequence MSEIPWISAVSEMSDMSLTSVMSEMSEMSMVSEVSEISEVSKVSEVFEIFEVSEVFETSDISEVSEVFETSEISKMSKMSEISLVSLMSEMSEMSKMSQMSEVSEVSEVSESEMSKMSESSEISLVSLMSEMSEMSKMSDRPEFSEMSKMSDRPEM encoded by the exons ATGTCTGAGATACCATGGATATCTGCGGTATCTGAGATGTCTGATATGTCTTTGACGTCTGTgatgtccgagatgtctgagatgtctatg gtgtctgaggtgtctgagataTCTGAGGTGTCtaaggtgtctgaggtgtttgagatatttgaagtGTCTGAGGTGTTTGAGACGTCTGATAtctctgaggtgtctgaggtgtttGAGACGTCTGAGATCTCTAAG atgtctaagatgtctgagatTTCTTTGGTAtctttgatgtctgagatgtctgagatgtctaagatgtctcAGATGTCTGAGGtatctgaggtgtctgaggtgtctgag tctgagatgtctaagatgtctgagagTTCTGAGATTTCTTTGGTAtctttgatgtctgagatgtctgagatgtctaagatgtctgacAGGCCTGAGTTttctgagatgtctaagatgtctgacAGGCCTGAGATGTGA